One segment of Methylocella silvestris BL2 DNA contains the following:
- the hrcA gene encoding heat-inducible transcriptional repressor HrcA yields MATPLDHSLDRVRSRGLTSLNERSREIFRQIVDSYLAYGEAVGSRQVSKLLPTPLSPASVRNVMQDLEEIGLIYAPHTSAGRLPTELGLRFFVDAMLELGDVGPGEREQIEAQVKAAAYEQPLEGVLGDAMSLLSGLTRGAGVVVTMKEDARLKHIEFVRLEPERALAVLVADDGSIENRILHIPPLLPPSALVEAANFLNARIRGRTLAEVRREIEASQTAAERELGELTARLVDAGLASWADSAGSGPQLIVRGQANLLQDLTAIEDLERIRLLFADLETKKDVIDLLSRADSGEGVRIFIGSENKLFSLSGSSMIAAPFHDEHQRIVGVLGVIGPTRLNYARIVPMVDYTSKVVSRMLQNR; encoded by the coding sequence ATGGCCACGCCTCTCGACCACTCCCTCGATCGGGTGCGCTCCCGAGGCCTCACCAGCCTCAACGAGCGGTCCCGAGAAATCTTCCGGCAAATCGTCGATTCCTATCTTGCCTATGGCGAGGCGGTCGGCTCGCGCCAGGTGTCGAAGCTGCTGCCGACGCCGTTGTCTCCGGCGTCCGTTCGCAACGTCATGCAGGACCTCGAAGAAATCGGGCTGATTTACGCGCCCCATACCAGCGCGGGACGACTGCCGACCGAGCTTGGTCTGCGCTTTTTCGTCGACGCCATGCTGGAGCTCGGCGACGTCGGCCCCGGCGAGCGGGAGCAGATCGAGGCGCAGGTCAAGGCCGCCGCCTATGAGCAGCCGCTCGAAGGCGTTCTTGGCGACGCGATGAGCCTGCTCTCCGGGCTGACGCGCGGCGCCGGCGTCGTGGTCACCATGAAGGAAGACGCGCGGCTGAAACATATCGAATTCGTGCGGCTCGAGCCCGAACGCGCGCTGGCCGTCCTCGTCGCCGACGATGGATCGATCGAAAACCGCATTCTGCATATCCCGCCGCTGCTGCCGCCTTCCGCTTTGGTCGAGGCGGCGAATTTCCTCAACGCGCGAATTCGTGGCCGCACCCTCGCCGAGGTCCGGCGCGAGATCGAAGCCTCGCAGACCGCAGCCGAGCGTGAGCTTGGCGAGCTGACCGCCCGGCTGGTCGACGCCGGCCTTGCGAGCTGGGCCGACAGCGCGGGCAGCGGCCCGCAGCTGATCGTCAGGGGTCAGGCCAATCTGCTGCAGGACCTCACCGCGATCGAAGATCTCGAACGTATCCGCCTGCTGTTCGCCGATCTCGAGACCAAAAAGGACGTGATCGACCTTTTGAGCCGGGCGGACAGCGGCGAGGGGGTGCGCATCTTCATCGGCTCGGAAAACAAGCTGTTCTCGCTCTCCGGCTCGTCCATGATCGCCGCGCCCTTCCACGACGAGCATCAGCGCATCGTCGGCGTGCTCGGGGTGATCGGGCCGACGCGGCTGAATTACGCGCGCATCGTGCCGATGGTCGATTACACCTCGAAGGTGGTGTCGCGGATGCTGCAAAATCGCTGA